The genomic window CAACACCCGGATTACCCTCCCGCACGAGGAAACACGCATGACCACCACCCCATTGAAGTTTGTACGCCGCGGCGAAATCGTCACGCTGGATGGCGTTCCCCCCACCCGCACCCTGCTCGAGGTGCTGCGCGAAGACCTGCACTGCACCGGTACCAAAGAGGGCTGTAACGAAGGGGACTGCGGTGCCTGCACCGTCGTCGTGGGCGAATCCGTCAACGGCGAACTGCAGACCAAGGCGGTCAACAGCTGCATCAAAATGGCCCACAGCCTGAACGGCAAGGCCCTGTGGACGGTAGAAGACATTGCCACTGACGATGGCCGCTTGCACCCCGCCCAAGAGGCCATGGTGCAGTGCCACGGCTCGCAATGCGGCTTTTGCACCCCCGGCTTTGTGATGAGCCTGTTTGACCTGTACCGCCAACACGCTCATGCCGGCGCCCCCATTACGCGGGACGACGCGTTGCACGCCCTGAGCGGCAATTTGTGCCGCTGCACCGGCTACCGCCCGATTCTGGATGCCGCCCAAACCATGTTGGGCCAGCCGGCCGTAGATATGCAGGAGGCGGAAACGCTATCAAAATTGGAGCAGCTTGCGCAAGAAGGACGAGGTCTAGATACCGATTCTTCTTATATTTTGCCCACCACCCTACCCGCCTTCCTGGCAGCGCGGGCGCAGTACCCGCAAGCGCAAATCGTCGCCGGCTGCACCGACGTGGGCCTGTGGGTCACCAAAATGCACAAGGATTTCTCCCGCGTGCTGGATGTGACCCAAGTGGCCGAACTGCGGCGCGTGGAGCAGTACCCGCACCATATCGCCATAGGCGCCGCCGTCACCCTGACTGATGCGTTTGCCGCCCTGGTGGCGGACCGGCCGCAGTTGGCCACCTTTGCCAGCCGCTTTGCCGGCCTGCCGGTGCGCAATGCGGGAACGCTGGGCGGCAACGTGGCCAATGGCTCGCCGATTGGCGACTCCATGCCGCTGCTGATTGCGCTGGGCGCCAGCGTGGTGCTGATGGCTTGGCGCGGCAAAGGCATCAAGGCCAAAGCGGTGCACCGCGAACTGCGCCTAGAAGACCTCT from Rhodoferax potami includes these protein-coding regions:
- a CDS encoding xanthine dehydrogenase small subunit; protein product: MTTTPLKFVRRGEIVTLDGVPPTRTLLEVLREDLHCTGTKEGCNEGDCGACTVVVGESVNGELQTKAVNSCIKMAHSLNGKALWTVEDIATDDGRLHPAQEAMVQCHGSQCGFCTPGFVMSLFDLYRQHAHAGAPITRDDALHALSGNLCRCTGYRPILDAAQTMLGQPAVDMQEAETLSKLEQLAQEGRGLDTDSSYILPTTLPAFLAARAQYPQAQIVAGCTDVGLWVTKMHKDFSRVLDVTQVAELRRVEQYPHHIAIGAAVTLTDAFAALVADRPQLATFASRFAGLPVRNAGTLGGNVANGSPIGDSMPLLIALGASVVLMAWRGKGIKAKAVHRELRLEDLYTGYRQNVMAPDEVLAWIKVPKAGETTTTTTTTTTSTSTSAAPGRPKQAGAPSGGSAAHAVASVGAEFLRVYKISKRFEDDISAVCLALNLHIEGGIVTHASIGVGGVAATPVRALKTQAALLGKPWNLATVKAAQATLRGEFSPISDMRASSAYRVEVLGNLLQRYWLESQGLTAINLESYVQTGEAA